From the Anaeromyxobacter dehalogenans 2CP-1 genome, the window CGAGCAGCGCCGGCAGGCGGCCGCGCCGCTGCGCCGCGAGCAGCGCGTCGAGCTCGTCCCAGCGGGCCTGCGGGCGCGCGCGCAGCAGCGACCGGTAGGCGCGGAGCACGCTCTCCACGCCCGCCGTCTGCACCGCCAGCCAGTCGTCCGCGCTGCGGGGGTGCTCGATCTGGAAGGCTGCCATGCCGAACATCGACTGCACGAAGAGGATCTTCCCGAAGCGGCTGCCGTCGTCCTCGGCGAGCGGGTCGAGCGGGCCCGAGCAGCCGCGCACCTGGATGTCCGGGATCTCCACGATCCACTGCAGCAGCCAGCGGCGGTCGGCCGCGGCCCGGCGCGCGAGCGGCTCGCGCTCGAGCCGGCGGGTCACGTCGACCGCCTTGCGGCGCTCGGTCGGGGTGGAGGGGCCGCGCTCCCCCCGGGCGGGAACGGCGGCGAGCAGCGCGGCGAGGCTGGCGGTGACGAGGAGGGTCCGGTTCACGCGGGGCTCCATGGGAGGTCGTGGGGAGGAAGATAACCGCCCGAGGCGGCCGGGACCGCACCGCGCGCGGGCCTCAGGGCGCGTGAATCCATCCCCGGACCGAGCCAGGCGGTCGAGCCGCGAGCAGCGCGAGGCGCGACGACCGAGCATGCCCGTAGGCATGTGAGGGAGGAGCAACGACGCGATGCGACGCGGACCGGCCGCCGCGGCGACGGGAGGGGATGGGTTCACGTGCCCTTCAGGGCGCGGGCACGGTGGGGGCCGGACCGGGGGGCACCGGCGGCGCAGGGGTGCGCCCGCCGCCCAGCGCGGCCACGAGCGCGAGCGCCGCGAGCAGCGCCATGCCCAGCGACGCGCTCGCCCATACGCCCTGCGGCAGACGCGCCAGCCGGAAGCGGAGCGACGGCTGTGCCGGGTCGCGCCGCTCCAGCGCGGCCGCGGCGGGCGGCGGCGGGGGGGTGGCGTTCCGGAACGCGCGCAGCAGGAGCGCCAGCGCCACGCCGCCGGCCACCAGCGTGGCGACCATCTGCCCGGTGGCGGGCGCGCCGGCGGCCTCGTCCGCGCCCGAGCCGGCGGAGGCGAGCGCGGCCCCCGCCGCGAGCGCGTTGTTCATCGCGTGCGCGGCGACCGCGTTCCAGGTGTTGCCGCTGCGCAGCGCGAGCCAGCCGAACAGGAGCCCCTGCAGCAGGAGCGCGGGGAGCCGCACCGGGTCGAGGTGCAGGAGCGCGAAGAAGATCGTGCCTGCCGCGAGGCCGGCCGCCGGGCCGCGGCGGAGGGCGACCGTCCGCTGCAGGTACCCGCGGAACGCGACCTCCTCGCAGACGGGCGCGAGCAGCGCCGCCGCGGCGGCGATGGCGTACCGCTGCGGCCCCGGCGTCTCGAACAGCCGGCCCACGTCGAACAGCTCGGTGACGCGCGGGGGGAGCACCTCCACCCACGCGAACATGAGCGCGTTCGCGACCAGGAACCCCGCCGCGCCCGCCAGGGCCGCGAGCGCCAGGGGCACGCCCGCCGGGCGCGCCAAGCCGAGGTACGGCACCGCCCGCAGGTTCGAGCCGAGCGCGGCCGCGAACGCGGGCAGCAGGAACACGAAGAGCTCGCTCCAGGCCAGGCCCGCCGCCGGGTGGAGCTGCTGGGCCAGGATGCCCGGGCCGTACAGGAGCAGGAGCACCGCGAAGAAGGCGAGGCCGCTCTTGCGGAACGGCGCGGCCGCGGGACCGCCGGGCTCGCCGGCCTCCGGCGCGGGCGCCGGGGAGGGAAGGGGCGGCGAGGGCGGGGGCGCGTCGCCCTGCGACGGGCCGGGACGGGAGGGATCCACTCGGGCGGATGATAGCCGCGCCGGGCGCCGCGCGCGCCCTCGTCTGCGCCGGAACGCGGGTAAGATGCGCGCATGGACTTCCGCAACCGGACGGTGGTGGTGTGCGTGGGCGGCGGCATCGCCGCGTACAAGGCCTGCGACCTCACGCGACTCATCGTGAAGGGGAACGGCAAGGTGCGCGTCGCCATGACCCCGGCCGCGACCCGCTTCGTCGCCCCGCTCACGTTCCAGGCGCTGTCCGGCGCGCCCGTGCTCACCGACCTGTTCGAGCCGGCGGCGGACCTCACCTACGGCCACCTCGAGATGGCGCGCGTCGCCGACCTGGTGGTGGTCGCGCCCGCCACCGCCGACCTGATCGCGCGGATCCGCGCCGGCATGGCGGACGACGCCGTCACCACCGCGGTGCTCGCCGCCACCTGCCCGGTGCTGCTCGCCCCCGCCATGAACACGCGGATGTGGCGCAACGTCGCGACGCAGGAGAACCTGGCCGCGCTGCGGGCGCGCGGGATGCACGTGGTCGGCCCGGCCGCGGGGCTGCTCGCCGACGGGGACGTGGGCGAGGGCCGGCTCGCCGAGCCGCAGGAGATCGCGCTCGCCGCCGCGCGGCTGCTGGGACGCCAGGACCTGGCCGGGCGCAAGGTGCTGGTGACCGCCGGCCCGACCCGCGAGCCCATCGACCCGGTCCGCTTCGTCTCCAACCCGTCGTCGGGGAAGATGGGCTATGCGGTGGCGCGGGTGGCGGCCCGCCGTGGCGCGCAGGTGACGCTCGTGTCGGGGCCCACCGCGCTGGAGGACCCCTCCGGCGTCGAGGTGGTGCGCGTCGAGACCGCCGAGGAGATGGCGCGCGCGGTCGAGTCGGCCCAGGCGGAGATGGATCTGTTCGTGGGCGCGGCCGCCGTGTCGGATTACCGGCCCGCCGCGCCGGCCGCGCACAAGCTCAAGAAGAAGCCGGGCGAGGAGACGCTGGTGCTCGCGCGCACGCCGGACATCCTGGCCGGGCTGGGCGCGCGCCACGCCGGCAGGCCCGGCGCGCCGGTGCTGGTGGGGTTCGCGGCGGAGACCGAGGAGGTCATCGCGCGCGCCCGCGAGAAGCTGAAGGGCAAGCGCTGCGACCTGGTGGTGGCGAACAAGGTCGGCGCCCCGGGCGCCGGCTTCGGCGGCGACACCAACCGCGTGGCGCTCGTCTCGGCCGCCGAGCTGGCCGAGATCGAGGGGACGAAGGACAAGGTCGCCGAGGCGATCCTGGACTGGATCCTGCCCGTGCTCGACGCGCGCCGCCCGCGAGGCTGAGCCTACGCCGCCAGCTTCGCGATCGACGGCGGCAGGATCAGCTTGCCGTTGATGCCGCGCCGGAAGCTGAGGCGCGTCTCCTCGGCGATGTCGGCCGCGTCGCGGAACGGGATCCGGTGCCGCGCGGTCCGCTCCTTGAGCTGCTTGCGGAGGTCGGTCGCGAGCCGGATGTTCCGGGCGCCGGTGGCGTCGGCCCGCGCGGCCTGGCTGCGCTCGCCCTCGGCGAGCAGCCCCAGGATGGCCTGCACCGCGAGCTCGTTCGTCTCGGTCACGAGATCGGGCTCGAGCACGAGGTTGCGCTCGCGCGCCAGCGCCAGCCGCGACACGTGGTGGAACCCGCCCATGCGCGCGCTCACCAGCAGCGAGCGGAACAGCTGCCGCGAGACGCCGAACGGGATCACCGACGCGCCGGTGAGCGTGCGCGCCAGGAAGTCGTCGTGGCCGCGGATGGCGCGGGTGGACACCTGGCGCGCCAGCCGCGACAGGTCGCGGTCCATGCGGCGGTCGTAGCGCAGCTCCCAGTAGGCGTGGCGGGTGTTGGTCTTGTGGAACGACGCGACCGTCTTGAACGGCACGAAGTAGTTGTGCGCGACGGTGTCGGCCGAGAGGTGCGCGAGGAAGCCGAGCGCGAAGGCCTGCTCGGCCCCGGGCTTCGCCTGCTTGAACACGTTGAAGCCCACGCGCCAGTTGTGACAGTGGTACAGGTAGCGGGCCATGTTCTTGCCCACCACGATGTCCGCCGCGAGGGAGCCGTAGAGGAACTCGTTGCCGAAGTCCTGCAGGACCATGCGCAG encodes:
- a CDS encoding CPBP family intramembrane glutamic endopeptidase, translated to MDPSRPGPSQGDAPPPSPPLPSPAPAPEAGEPGGPAAAPFRKSGLAFFAVLLLLYGPGILAQQLHPAAGLAWSELFVFLLPAFAAALGSNLRAVPYLGLARPAGVPLALAALAGAAGFLVANALMFAWVEVLPPRVTELFDVGRLFETPGPQRYAIAAAAALLAPVCEEVAFRGYLQRTVALRRGPAAGLAAGTIFFALLHLDPVRLPALLLQGLLFGWLALRSGNTWNAVAAHAMNNALAAGAALASAGSGADEAAGAPATGQMVATLVAGGVALALLLRAFRNATPPPPPAAAALERRDPAQPSLRFRLARLPQGVWASASLGMALLAALALVAALGGGRTPAPPVPPGPAPTVPAP
- the coaBC gene encoding bifunctional phosphopantothenoylcysteine decarboxylase/phosphopantothenate--cysteine ligase CoaBC — encoded protein: MDFRNRTVVVCVGGGIAAYKACDLTRLIVKGNGKVRVAMTPAATRFVAPLTFQALSGAPVLTDLFEPAADLTYGHLEMARVADLVVVAPATADLIARIRAGMADDAVTTAVLAATCPVLLAPAMNTRMWRNVATQENLAALRARGMHVVGPAAGLLADGDVGEGRLAEPQEIALAAARLLGRQDLAGRKVLVTAGPTREPIDPVRFVSNPSSGKMGYAVARVAARRGAQVTLVSGPTALEDPSGVEVVRVETAEEMARAVESAQAEMDLFVGAAAVSDYRPAAPAAHKLKKKPGEETLVLARTPDILAGLGARHAGRPGAPVLVGFAAETEEVIARAREKLKGKRCDLVVANKVGAPGAGFGGDTNRVALVSAAELAEIEGTKDKVAEAILDWILPVLDARRPRG
- a CDS encoding zinc dependent phospholipase C family protein, which codes for MKLLRLLLPATLAAAAVAILAWPSDAQAWGPLAHLNFSAQALANLGVAQPSLRMVLQDFGNEFLYGSLAADIVVGKNMARYLYHCHNWRVGFNVFKQAKPGAEQAFALGFLAHLSADTVAHNYFVPFKTVASFHKTNTRHAYWELRYDRRMDRDLSRLARQVSTRAIRGHDDFLARTLTGASVIPFGVSRQLFRSLLVSARMGGFHHVSRLALARERNLVLEPDLVTETNELAVQAILGLLAEGERSQAARADATGARNIRLATDLRKQLKERTARHRIPFRDAADIAEETRLSFRRGINGKLILPPSIAKLAA